A section of the Roseivirga sp. BDSF3-8 genome encodes:
- a CDS encoding ABC transporter permease — MFDLEKWQEIYSTLSRHKLRTGLTAFGVFWGIFMLVVLLGATNGLENGVMTNFNIQKNTVFMWTERTSKAYMGFQPGRSLRLKTEDTQAILQNIPEVKTIAPRLRLQGPYTVNRKNKSASYAVFGDYPSWIDIRPMPMREGRFVNEKDIADRRKIAVIGERVRDVLFEDGTEPVGQYISIRGIFFKVVGVFGTQRMDDEAMEELESIYIPNTTLQYTFNQVGDVGWYAFLPQDNIPASVAEDKVKTLLQERHKVDPEDAKAFGSANIEEEYKEVQGLFMGMKGFGWLVSIGTIIAGIIGVSNIMLIIVRERTREIGVRKALGARPSAILSLIIQESLVLTAFSGYFGLVAGTLLIEAVAQALKRFGAEGEFFLNPQIDFSIALMAIGVLVAAGTIAGFLPAYKAARINPVQALKDE, encoded by the coding sequence ATGTTCGATCTCGAAAAATGGCAGGAAATATACAGTACGCTGAGCAGGCATAAGCTGCGTACGGGGCTAACGGCATTCGGAGTATTCTGGGGCATATTTATGCTGGTCGTATTATTGGGTGCCACAAACGGCCTGGAAAACGGGGTGATGACTAACTTCAACATCCAGAAGAACACGGTATTTATGTGGACTGAGCGAACAAGTAAGGCGTATATGGGCTTTCAACCCGGCCGCTCTCTGCGCCTGAAAACTGAGGACACACAGGCGATACTGCAAAATATACCGGAGGTAAAAACGATCGCTCCCAGGCTTAGGCTACAGGGACCCTATACGGTAAACCGCAAAAACAAAAGTGCCTCATACGCGGTATTCGGCGACTATCCTTCATGGATAGACATACGCCCCATGCCTATGAGGGAAGGCCGCTTTGTCAATGAAAAAGACATAGCGGACCGTCGAAAAATAGCGGTGATCGGTGAGCGGGTGCGGGATGTGCTGTTTGAAGATGGTACTGAACCTGTCGGTCAATACATTTCCATTAGGGGAATTTTCTTTAAGGTGGTAGGGGTGTTTGGCACCCAGCGGATGGACGATGAGGCCATGGAGGAGCTGGAGAGTATCTACATCCCGAATACGACCCTGCAATACACCTTTAACCAGGTGGGGGATGTAGGCTGGTATGCCTTTTTGCCCCAGGACAACATCCCGGCTTCTGTAGCGGAAGACAAGGTAAAGACGTTATTGCAGGAGCGGCACAAGGTGGACCCTGAAGATGCCAAAGCCTTTGGCTCAGCCAATATAGAGGAAGAGTATAAAGAAGTACAGGGACTCTTTATGGGTATGAAGGGCTTCGGCTGGCTGGTAAGCATCGGTACCATCATAGCGGGCATCATCGGCGTGAGCAATATCATGCTTATCATCGTGAGGGAACGTACAAGGGAAATTGGCGTACGAAAAGCACTGGGTGCCAGGCCATCGGCCATCCTTTCCCTCATTATCCAGGAATCTCTGGTACTTACGGCCTTCTCAGGTTACTTCGGCCTGGTGGCAGGTACGCTTCTGATAGAGGCAGTAGCCCAGGCACTTAAACGATTTGGAGCGGAAGGGGAGTTTTTCCTTAATCCGCAAATCGACTTTTCAATAGCACTCATGGCTATCGGGGTACTGGTAGCTGCCGGAACCATAGCGGGATTTCTCCCCGCCTATAAGGCAGCACGGATAAACCCGGTACAGGCGCTGAAAGACGAATAA
- a CDS encoding ABC transporter permease, producing the protein MLNLDNLQEIWFTIRKNKLRTALTAFGVFWGIFMLIFLLGSGTGLQKGVEKDFADEAINSIYMWTGTTSKPWKGMSPGRRIIFDRDDAELIKENVPGVGLVAPRSTLGGDFTLQYGANFGSFTVMATTDDYNRIYQQQHYLGRPLNELDLMEKRKVVAIGKRVADILFPETEDPTGEYIRIKDSFFRVIGVFTDNSNNGRNQERVYIPITTFQQVFDNRNRITMFAITTDGTVSAKEMEQGIIETLSKKYRFDPADRQALGINNTEENYKQFTNVFFAIRTLVWVVGIGTLMAGIIGVSNIMIIIVKERTREIGIRKAIGARPFSIVSMIVQESVLITAVAGYFGLVAGVGILELMSFGLEQMGGELPFFRAPSIDFNVAMIATIILVVAGAVSGLLPAMKAAKIKPIEALRSE; encoded by the coding sequence ATGCTGAATTTAGACAACTTACAGGAAATTTGGTTCACTATTCGCAAGAACAAACTGCGCACGGCGCTTACAGCTTTCGGGGTATTCTGGGGCATCTTCATGCTCATCTTCCTCCTGGGCTCAGGCACGGGCCTTCAAAAAGGTGTGGAAAAGGATTTTGCCGATGAGGCGATTAACAGCATTTACATGTGGACCGGCACCACGAGTAAGCCATGGAAAGGTATGTCACCCGGCCGTCGCATTATTTTTGACCGGGACGATGCGGAACTGATCAAAGAGAACGTGCCCGGTGTGGGCCTGGTAGCTCCGCGAAGTACACTGGGCGGAGATTTTACCCTGCAGTACGGCGCCAATTTCGGGAGCTTTACGGTAATGGCTACTACGGATGATTATAACCGTATTTATCAGCAGCAGCACTACTTAGGCAGGCCCCTGAATGAGCTTGACCTTATGGAAAAACGCAAAGTGGTAGCCATAGGTAAGCGTGTGGCGGATATTTTATTTCCTGAGACAGAAGACCCTACAGGAGAGTACATCCGGATTAAGGATAGTTTTTTCAGGGTGATCGGGGTCTTTACAGATAATAGCAATAATGGCCGGAATCAGGAGCGGGTGTACATCCCCATCACCACCTTTCAGCAGGTATTTGATAACCGCAACCGCATCACCATGTTCGCCATTACCACAGACGGAACGGTCTCTGCCAAGGAAATGGAGCAGGGTATCATTGAGACGCTTTCTAAAAAATATCGCTTCGACCCTGCTGACCGCCAGGCTTTAGGCATTAATAATACGGAGGAAAACTACAAGCAGTTTACCAATGTGTTCTTCGCTATTCGGACGCTGGTGTGGGTGGTGGGCATCGGTACGCTAATGGCGGGTATTATTGGGGTCAGTAATATCATGATCATCATCGTAAAAGAGCGTACCCGGGAAATAGGTATCCGTAAAGCTATTGGTGCAAGACCGTTCAGCATAGTAAGCATGATTGTTCAGGAAAGTGTCCTGATTACAGCGGTGGCGGGCTATTTTGGCCTTGTGGCGGGCGTAGGTATTCTGGAGCTGATGTCATTTGGCCTGGAACAAATGGGCGGCGAACTTCCCTTCTTCCGGGCGCCTTCTATTGACTTTAATGTGGCCATGATCGCCACGATCATACTTGTAGTAGCCGGAGCGGTCTCGGGACTTTTACCAGCGATGAAGGCCGCAAAAATTAAACCTATCGAAGCCCTGCGCTCTGAATAA
- a CDS encoding ABC transporter ATP-binding protein encodes MISLKNIRKSYPMGHQRLEVLKGIDVQIDKGEMVSIMGSSGSGKSTLLNILGILDGYDSGDYYLAGTPIRNLSEAKAADYRNRFLGFVFQSFNLLSFKTAAENVALPLYYQKVGRRKRHQEAMKYLEMVGLEDRADHLPSELSGGQKQRVAIARALIHDPKVILADEPTGALDSKTSHEVMELFARVHQMGKTIVIVTHEDDIAEKTERVIMLRDGMIIGREQNAEVIS; translated from the coding sequence ATGATTAGCCTTAAAAACATTCGAAAAAGCTACCCGATGGGTCACCAGCGACTTGAGGTGCTCAAGGGTATCGATGTACAAATAGACAAGGGAGAAATGGTCTCGATCATGGGTTCTTCCGGCTCTGGCAAAAGTACGCTGCTGAATATCCTGGGCATACTGGATGGCTATGACTCAGGGGATTATTATCTGGCCGGCACTCCCATCCGAAACCTTTCCGAGGCAAAGGCAGCAGACTATCGTAATCGCTTTTTGGGATTTGTTTTTCAATCATTCAATCTCCTTTCATTTAAAACCGCTGCTGAAAATGTGGCCCTGCCACTTTACTATCAGAAGGTGGGCCGGCGCAAGCGCCACCAAGAGGCGATGAAATACCTGGAAATGGTGGGGTTGGAGGACAGGGCTGACCACTTGCCTTCGGAGTTATCCGGCGGGCAAAAACAACGGGTAGCCATCGCCCGTGCGCTGATACATGACCCGAAAGTGATCCTTGCGGATGAACCTACCGGAGCCCTTGACTCCAAAACCTCTCATGAGGTGATGGAGCTCTTTGCCCGGGTGCATCAAATGGGAAAGACAATAGTCATCGTTACTCACGAAGATGATATCGCAGAAAAAACGGAACGGGTGATCATGCTCCGGGATGGAATGATCATAGGCAGGGAACAAAATGCCGAGGTAATTTCCTAA